A part of Bombus huntii isolate Logan2020A chromosome 16, iyBomHunt1.1, whole genome shotgun sequence genomic DNA contains:
- the LOC126874594 gene encoding formin-binding protein 4-like isoform X2: MKRRQRRPVLELNQSQSGFHGEHLQKVHGIREFYIYTVAFYKHKHINSDYPGQNIPTNPLANLLCHYNSDSDTEDSKKDCKLDDQVNNFFKEIQLIAPKQPVSNESSNAALTTNSNTRLAHYTNQQALMWRECLDESSGYPYYWHIETNEVTWEMPDELRYLKNNIKTSSVIKPLSMQESHWVDFSSVTYQQSHENIPEGMIPREVVARNRNRYICNETLQKPESQTDPDTANTSDTMDNDSDDGKIEMITSYGSDESDSDTVDENRSKYDMKESSVKSTSTTPKLRCPEKLSASTPIIQPQLLTISQNTNQMYENKGTVEESMVESVDSKPSDDAEVKYLINQIKQDAVQKIDYTDKINNDSRLMKESVIKKSSNKHSVDSDVDFRISLVPGYDEDSDVEEESEDKQERKALFPIPQPKETIDSMLLGKIDGDQIAESNDNEEINGERKNVQEDNEDILERLECRDDSNTKTEEDTQKGNKFVDNVHGRNKFFQRKKRIAFDVPSTKIKTNNDNETSKLEVETQREEINSCDEHLIEPQVDQQEEPNTANENVEENVSTCKDESNSTEGETSTSETNGESKEDEGEVNLLSQIILEKLKFLSEGKPGVSPVQLMSIQLQTLFVAWEAGCLEKNYLRRWLSDTSHELERLEQDAAPPGWLCQWDRSHKRYYYQNTATGITQWTYPDTGIAGGAEEMEICSTPPPAEQEDIIIPEEEGLRSKSRKSEGGETTEDMTMPRNSDIEAPPPPQISNPSPPPPPRIYAEDLKRDKRKQDKCNDKLDDKRPRLGEEGAAVAEIKQLENSVAPSSALLSPQPANLANVTNAEPLPPGVDLTEAPYEIPATALKRIIYGAVQSQGAALYDAAARDPTVPILSHPATIVQEHYLQYPAYHQHLHAPAALVLPHKHNVQPAIQLIPDYTPIYTNHKVIEKPPVKTAKESLVSALDSFYNDIARIENIGIEKVPQRQDTTTVEPSSLPTEEAKLETDQEPIPVETTVKEKKRKRTRIGISKKHKEVSSMVAKWQKVQQNFENT, translated from the exons atgaagCGACGTCAAAGAAGGCCTGTTTTAGAACTTAATCAATCGCAATCCGGTTTTCATGGAGAACATTTACAAA AAGTGCATGGCATTagagaattttatatatatacggtAGCATTCT ACAAACACAAACATATAAATAGTGATTACCCTGGACAAAACATACCTACAAATCCTCTGGCAAATTTACTTTGTCACTATAATTCAGATAGTGATACTGAAGACTCAAAGAAAGATTGCAAATTAGATGATcaagttaataatttttttaaa GAAATCCAACTGATTGCACCCAAACAACCAGTCTCAAATGAATCTAGCAATGCTGCCTTAACAACAAATTCTAACACACGCTTAGCACATTATACAAATCAACAAGCACTCA TGTGGAGAGAATGCTTAGATGAATCTTCAGGTTATCCTTACTATTGGCACATTGAGACTAACGAAGTAACCTGGGAAATGCCAGATGAATTACGGTACTTAAAAAACAACATTAAAACAAGCTCTGTTATAAAACCACTTTCAATGCAAGAGTCTCATTGGGTTGATTTCTCATCAGTTACat ATCAACAATCCCATGAAAATATACCAGAAGGTATGATTCCGCGGGAAGTGGTGGCTCGAAATCGTAATAGATATATTTGCAATGAGACTTTGCAGAAGCCAGAATCTCAAACTGATCCAGACACTGCTAACACATCTGATACCATGGATAACGATTCTGATGATGG gaaaatagaaatgatCACATCCTATGGGAGTGATGAAAGTGATTCAGATACAGTGGATGAGAATCGATCAAAGTACGACATGAAAGAATCTTCGGTGAAAAGCACAAGTACAACACCAAAATTGAGATGCCCTGAAAAACTTTCTGCATCAACCCCTATAATCCAACCACAGTTACTGACAATTTCTCAGAATACAAATCAGATGTACGAAAACAAAGGTACTGTAGAAGAATCAATGGTAGAATCCGTGGACTCAAAACCATCCGATGATGCAGAGGTTAAGTACTTAATAAACCAAATTAAACAAGATGCTGTTCAAAAGATAGATTATAcggataaaattaataatgataGTCGATTAATGAAAGAATCTGTAATAAAGAAAAGCAGTAATAAACACAGTGTTGATTCCGATGTAGACTTCCGCATTTCTTTAGTGCCTGGTTACGATGAAGATTCAGATGTTGAAGAAGAATCTGAAGATAAACAGGAGAGAAAAGCTCTATTTCCAATTCCTCAACCCAAAGAAACCATAGACAGTATGTTATTAGGTAAAATTGATGGTGATCAAATAGCAGAGAGTAATGACAATGAAGAAATTAATGGCGAAAGGAAAAACGTACAAGAAGATAATGAAGACATTCTAGAAAGGCTAGAATGCAGAGATGATTCAAATACTAAAACAGAGGAGGATACGCAAAAAGGAAACAAATTCGTCGATAACGTACATGGTCGgaataaattttttcaaaGGAAAAAACGTATTGCATTTGATG TTCCATCTACaaagataaaaacaaataatgataatgaaaCAAGTAAACTGGAAGTGGAGACCCAACGTGAGGAAATAAACTCTTGCGACGAGCATCTTATTGAACCTCAGGTTGATCAGCAAGAAGAACCAAACACTGCGAACGAGAACGTGGAAGAGAATGTTTCAACTTGCAAAGATGAGTCAAATAGTACTGAAGGAGAAACAAGTACATCAGAAACGAATGGTGAATCCAAAGAAGATGAAGGGGAGGTTAATCTACTATCCCAGATCATACTTGAGAAATTAAAGTTTTTATCAGAAGGAAAACCAGGTGTATCGCCAGTTCAATTGATGTCTATTCAGCTACaa ACATTGTTTGTTGCATGGGAAGCAGGTTGTTTAGAAAAGAATTACTTGCGTAGATGGTTGAGTGACACCAGTCACGAATTGGAACGCTTGGAACAAGATGCAGCACCACCTGGATGGCTATGTCAGTGGGATAG GTCGCATAAGCGATATTATTACCAGAACACTGCCACTGGAATTACACAATGGACTTATCCGGATACTGGCATCGCCGGTGGAGCTGAAGAGATGGAAATTTGTTCCACGCCTCCTCCAGCTGAGCAAGAAGATATTATTATACCTG aagaagaaggacTAAGATCAAAGTCAAGGAAATCAGAAGGTGGAGAGACAACAGAGGACATGACGATGCCAAGGAACAGCGACATAGAAGCTCCGCCTCCACCACAAATTTCAAATCCGAGCCCACCTCCACCCCCAAGAATATATGCGGAGGATTTGAAGAGGGACAAAAGGAAACAAGATAAGTGCAACGACAAATTGGATGATAAGAGACCACGACTAGGAGAAG AGGGAGCAGCAGTCGcggaaataaaacaattagaAAATTCTGTTGCCCCATCCTCTGCCTTACTGTCGCCTCAGCCTGCCAATCTTGCAAACGTAACTAACGCAGAACCCCTGCCACCAGGTGTTGATTTAACAGAAGCACCTTATGAGATACCTGCAACTGCCCtgaaaagaattatttatggCGCTGTGCAATCACAAGGTGCTGCGCTCTACGATGCAGCTGCGAGAGATCCAACAGTTCCTATTCTAAGTCATCCAGCGACCATAGTACAAGAACATTATCTTCAATATCCAGCATATCATCAACACTTACACGCT CCAGCGGCCTTAGTACTTCCGCATAAGCACAATGTGCAGCCTGCGATTCAGCTAATACCTGACTACACTCCAATATATACGAATCATAAGGTCATTGAGAAGCCACCAGTTAAAACAGCGAAAGAATCTTTAGTGTCTGCACTAGATTCATTTTACAATGACATTGCGCGAATAGAGAATATCGGGATAGAGAAAGTTCCTCAGAGACAAGATACTACGACTGTGGAACCGTCGTCCTTACCAACAGAGGAAGCCAAATTAGAGACAGACCAAGAACCTATCCCTGTTGAAACTACtgtgaaagaaaagaaaaggaaaagg ACAAGGATTGGTATTAGTAAAAAGCATAAAGAAGTCTCTAGTATGGTTGCAAAATGGCAAAAGGTGCAACAGAATTTCGAAAATACGTAA